GTTACAGAGCTTGTTACTCCCGGAGTAGCTTTGAACGATGATATTTTAAGCGCAAAGAGCAACAATTTTCTGTGTGCCGTTCATTTTGGAAGAAAAAAATTGGGTGTCGCTTTTGTTGACATTTCCACGGGCGAGTTTTTGACCGCGGAAGGCAATGAAGAGCAAATTGATAAACTGCTACAGAATTTTGCCCCTAACGAGGTCCTTATTTCCAAAAACCATAGAAAGGAGTTCGGCGAAATTTTTGGTCCGCAATTTCATACATTTTATTTGGAAGATTGGATTTTTCAGGAGGATTATGCTATGGAAAACTTAACGAACCACTTTAACACAAAAACCCTGAAAGGTTTCGGCGTTGACCATCTAACTCACGGTATAGTGGCGTCCGGCGTTATATTGCACTATTTATCCGAAACACAACATAGGCAATTACAGCATATTAATAGATTGCAGCGTATTGCCGAGGACGATTATATTTGGATGGATAGGTTCACCATTAAAAACCTGGAACTCTACCATTCTGCGAATGAAAATGCCGTTACCTTAATAGATATTATAGACAAGACCATTTCTCCCATGGGAGGTCGTATGATTAAAAGATGGTTGGCCTTACCGCTAAAGAATGTTCAGAAAATTAAGAACAGACATAATGTTGTGAGCCATTTGATGGCCGAGGAAACACTATTGCACAAACTACAGGCCAGTATTAAGTTGATGGGAGACTTGGAACGGTTAATTTCTAAAATAGCTACAGGAAAGGTTAATCCTAAAGAGGTAGTTCAGTTGAAGAATTCCATGGAAGCCATAGTTCCTATTAAGCAAAGTGCTTCCAACGCTGACAATGAAGCCTTGGCCCTCATCGGAGACCAATTGCAATCCTGCGATTTGCTACGGACCAAAATAAAAGAGATGCTTAGCGAGGAAGCCCCTGTAAATATTCTCAAAGGCAAGGTTATCGCTGAAGGTTTCTCAGAAGAATTGGACGAGCTCAGAGGTTTGGCCACTTCAGGAAAGGAGTATCTGAACAAAATGCTGGAAAGGGAGACCGAAGCTACGGGTATTACCTCTTTGAAAATAGCATCCAATAATGTTTTTGGCTACTACATCGAGGTTAGGAACACGCATCGGGACAAAGTACCTGAAACTTGGATACGAAAGCAAACCCTGGTCAATGCAGAACGATACATTACGGAGGAATTAAAAGAATACGAGGCAAAAATCTTAGGCGCCGAAGACCGCATAGCAACGCTGGAACAACAACTCTTCTCCCAACTGATTGTTTGGATGCAAGAGTATATCGCCCCTGTTCAAAATAACGCCCAATTAATAGCGCAACTAGACTGTCTTTGTGGTTTTACCCAATTGGCCAAAGAAAACGACTACGTACTTCCGGAGATTAACGATACCACCTCCCTTGAAATTAAAAATGGAAGACATCCTGTCATTGAGAAACAATTACCCTTGGGTGAAACCTATATTGCAAACGATGTCTCCCTTAATAGGGAAAGTCAGCAAATCATTATGATAACCGGGCCTAATATGAGTGGTAAGTCCGCCATTCTGCGACAGACTGCATTAATTGTACTATTAGCGCAGATGGGTAGTTTTGTACCTGCTGAAGCTGCCCATATAGGTTATGTAGACAAAATTTTTACCCGTGTAGGTGCCAGTGATAATATTTCTATGGGAGAATCTACCTTCATGGTAGAGATGAACGAAACTGCCTCCATTCTCAATAATTTATCGGAAAGGAGTCTTGTCCTATTAGATGAGATTGGGAGAGGAACCAGCACCTATGACGGTATATCCATTGCATGGGCCATTTCTGAATACCTACATGAACATCCGGCCAGAGCTAAAACCTTATTTGCTACTCATTATCATGAACTGAATGAAATGTCAGCTTCTTTTGAGCGCATTAAAAATTACAACGTATCCGTTAAAGAATTAAAGGACAATGTGTTGTTTCTTCGAAAACTAAGACCCGGAGGAAGTGAACATAGTTTCGGTATTCACGTCGCTAAAATGGCCGGAATGCCGCAACAAGTAATTCATAAGGCCAATAAAATTTTAAAGAAGCTAGAAAAATCACATTCTAACGAGGAGTTAACGGAGAAATTACAAGTAGCGCAAGATGAAATGCAATTGAGTTTCTTTAATCTGGACGACCCACTTTTAGAAGAAATCAAGGAAGAAATTTTACATTTAGATATCAACACGCTTACTCCTGTTGAAGCCTTAATGAAACTTAATGAAATAAAGCGTTTACTCACAAAGAACAAGAAGGCAACCAGTTAAGTTTTCTTTTGAACCCTTTCCATTTTCAAAAGCAGGATTATCGTGATTTTTAAAAGAAATTCCTTTGCAATTTATAGAAATGTATTAAATTTGCTCCCGCATTCATAACGAATGATGTTCTTTAAAATACAATTATCAAACGCGAAAGTAGCTCAGGGGTAGAGCATCACCTTGCCAAGGTGGAGGTCGAGGGTTCGAATCCCTTTTTTCGCTCGACTTCGACTCCGCTCAGCCGCCGCTGACGGAGTTTTTAGTTTGAAATCCAGTTCCTTACGTGAACAATGCGTAAGACATGCTCGAGTGGTGGAATTGGTAGACACGTTGGACTTAAAATCCAATGGACATTAGTCCGTATGGGTTCAAGTCCCATCTCGAGTACATTTTAACCCTGTTAATCATCTGATTTTCAGGGTTTTTTTGAATTAGCTCCGTTTATCGGATTTCATACCATTACTACATATTTCTCCGGTACTGTCCTCCAACCTCGAACAAGGCATTCGTAACTTGACCCAACGAACATTTTTTACAGACTTCCATTAAGGTTTCAAAAATGTTCTCATGTGTAATCGCAGTTTTTCGGAGTTCATTAAGTAAGTTATCCGTATCCGCAAAGGAATGGAGTGCTTTGAGTGTTTTAATCTGATTCTCTTTTTCCTCCTCTGTGGCCCTAATCACCTCGTCCGGTAAAATAGTCGGGGAACCTTTGGAGCTTAAAAAAGTGTTAACGCCGATTATCGGGAAATCTCCATTATGTTTTAGCGTTTCATAGTGAAGGCTCTCTTCCTGAATCTTATTTCTTTGGTACATTGTTTCCATAGCGCCTAGCACGCCGCCTCTTTCCGTTATTCTATCAAATTCCAGTAATACGGCCTCTTCCACCAAATCCGTTAGTTCTCCTATGATAAAGGAGCCCTGTAAGGGGTTTTCGTTCTTGGTAAGTCCTAATTCCTTATTAATAATCAATTGTATGGCCATAGCCCTTCTAACGGAGTCTTCCGTCGGGGTAGTAATAGCTTCATCATAGGCATTGGTATGCAAAGAATTACAGTTATCATAAATGGCATACAAAGCCTGTAAGGTAGTTCTAATGTCGTTAAAATCTATTTCTTGGGCATGTAAACTCCTTCCAGAGGTCTGGATATGGTATTTAAGCATTTGAGCCCGTTCGTTGGCTCCGTATTTATACTTCATGGCCTTTGCCCAAATCTTACGGGCCACTCTCCCGATAACCGCATACTCGGGGTCAATTCCGTTAGAAAAGAAGAAGGACAGGTTAGGACCAAAGGCATTAATGTCCATCCCGCGAGACAGATAGTACTCTACATAGGTAAAACCATTGGATAGCGTAAGTGCCAACTGTGTGATAGGATTGGCTCCTGCCTCTGCGATATGATATCCTGAAATAGAGACCGAGTAAAAGTTACGGACGGAATTGGCAATGAAGTACTCTTGGACATCGCCCATAAGGCGCAGCGCAAATTCCGTTGAAAAGATACAGGTATTCTGAGCTTGGTCTTCCTTTAAAATATCGGCCTGTACGGTACCTCGTATTTCCGCTAAGGTTCTCATCTTAATTTGTCGGTAAATATCTTTAGGAAGTACTTGGTTTCCCGTAACTCCAAGCAGAAAGAGCCCTAGACCATTATTCCCCTCCGGAAGCGCACCATAGTATTCAGGCCTCTTTTTATTCTTGAAGATTTTATCGATTTTTTGTTTGACCTCTTGTTTCAATCCATTTTCCTGAATATAAAGTTCGCATTGCTGATCAATGGCAGCGTTCATAAAATAAGCTAAAAGCATAGGAGCAGGACCGTTAATAGTCATACTCACCGAAGTCATCGGGTCCGCCAAGTTAAAACCTGAGTAAAGTTTCTTGGCATCGTCCAAACAGCAGATACTCACCCCTGCATTTCCTATTTTTCCGTAGATATCGGGTCTATAGTCTGGGTCGTTCCCGTATAGGGTAACACTATCAAAAGCGGTAGACAGTCTTTTTGCAGGCAATCCCATACTTACGTAATGAAATCTTCTGTTCGTTCGTTCGGGGCCACCTTCTCCCGCAAACATACGTGTTGGGTCTTCTTGCGTTCGCTTAAATGGATAAAGACCGGCCGCAAAGGGAAAAGCCCCAGGCACGTTCTCTTGTAGAATCCACTTCAATATATCTCCCCAAGCAGTATACTTGGGCAATGCTATTTTAGGTATTTCCAGATGCGAAAGCGATGTTGTATGCGTAGCTATCTCCAATTCCTTGCCCCGTACAGTAAATCGGTAAATTGGATTTTTATAGGCATCCTTTTTTTTGCTCCACTCCCTTAGAATTTTCCAATTATGAGGGTCTAGGTTTAGTTTTAGGCTATCAAACTCCGCCAACAATAATCGTACAAAATCGCGGTTTTCTTCGTTAACAATGGCAGCAGACGCTTCCAAACCTAATGCGGTAGCTTCCAATACTGGTTCACATCCTGTAACAGTTTCAAGAGTTTTAAAAATACCATACAATTGCTGTGCTACTTTAGCTTGTGCTTCAACCGTTTTATCATAAGTACGGTTACTTTCAGCTATTTCCGAAAGGTAACGAGTTCTTGAAGGCGGAATTACGTAAATTTTCTCACTTACTTCTTTAGAAAGTGAAAAGGTTGTCTTGAAATTTACTTTCGTTTTCTCTGTGATTTGGAGTATGACCGCATCATACAACCTGTTCATTCCAGGGTCATTGAACTGTGATGCAATGGTTCCAAAGACAGGCAAATCATCCTCTTTTGCTTCCCATAGGTTGTGATTACGTTTGTATTGTTTTTCTACATCTCTAACCGCATCTAAAGCCCCTCTTTTATCAAACTTATTTATTGCGACCAAGTCCGCAAAATCCAACATATCTATTTTTTCCAACTGCGTGGCAGCACCAAATTCAGGTGTCATCACATACAACGAGACATCACTGTGCTCAATTATTTCGGTATCCGATTGGCCAATACCTGAAGTCTCTAAAATAATTAAATCAAACCCAGAAGCCTTTAATATCTGAACAGCTTTGTTTACATGTTTTGACAGCGCCAGGTTAGACTGCCTAGTAGCCAGACTCCGCATATAAACTCTTTTATTATTAATGGCGTTCATCCTAATCCGATCTCCCAATAATGCACCGCCGGTCTTTCTTTTAGAGGGGTCAACGGAAATTATACCTACAGTCTTTTCGGGAAAATCCATTAAAAAACGCCTAACTATCTCATCTACCAAAGACGATTTTCCAGAACCACCGGTCCCCGTAATACCCAATACTGGCGAACCAGAGGCTTTGGCCAGCTTAGCAACCTTGTCGAGTGCTTCTCTAGCGTTTTCCGGGAAATTTTCCGCGGCAGAAATAAGTCTGGCGATAGCTTTGTTATCTTTGGATTTTAATGCCTCCATTTCATTCGTCAATGATTCTCCCGTAGGAAAATCCGAACTTTTTACCAAGTCATTTATCATACCTTGCAGTCCCATTTCCCTGCCATCATCAGGCGAGTATAATCTTGCAATGCCGTATGCCATTAAACTCTTAATTTCTTCGGGAAGTATAACTCCCCCACCACCACCAAATATTTTTATATGATGACTATCCTTTTCTTTTAGAAGGTCGTACATATATTTAAAGTACTCATTATGTCCCCCTTGATATGATGTAATACAGATAGCATTGACATCTTCTTGAATGGCCGTGTTTACCACCTCCTCGACACTACGGTCATGACCGAGATGAATAACCTCTACTCCCGTTGCCTGTATGATTCTCCTCATAATATTGATAGCTGCATCATGCCCGTCAAAAAGTGAAGCTGCGGTAACAATTCTAATTTTATTATTCGGTTTGTAAACTGATAGCTGTGTCATAGTGAAGTATTTAAAACTTAGACCCTCTCTCAAATTTAAGTATTTTCATTATGCTCGAACAGCAGTAGTACTGTGGATAAATTACTATTTACAAGAAAACGGTGACTTATTTTTAAGGGTTTGAATAAATTGAAACCATAAAAAAGAAAGATTTCCTAAAATTGATGTATTAAATGTAATTCCAATCGTAAGATTCTTAAATAATCAATATCCAAATATTAAACCCTGTATACTCTGGTCATTTCGCTACCTTTATACTATTATCTCTTGGCAATGCGAAAAAAAATTACAAGACTCATTCTTTTGATACTCGGTTTATCCCTAGTAGCATTAATACTCTCCAATTATATAATTAATTCTTTCGCTGAAGGCAAGACATACAGTTCGGTCTCAAAAACGCCCAAAAATAAAGTAGGCTTAATTCTGGGAACTTCTAAAAAGCTGAAAGGAGGAGCACCCAACCCTTACTATTCCAATAGGGTATCGGCGACAGTTACCCTATTCAAAGCAAGTAAAATTGAATACGTATTGGTTAGTGGGGATAATGGTAGTATCTACTATAATGAGCCCACGACAATGAAAAAAGACTTAATAAGTGCCGGTATCCCTGAAGAAAGAATTTTTCTGGATTACGCCGGTTTCAGAACTTTAGATTCCGTATTCAGGGCCAAAATAGTTTTTGGGCTGCAAGAAGTAACCATTATTTCTCAAAAATTCCATAATGAGAGAGCTATTTATCTAGCGGCTAGAAAAGGACTGAACGCAATAGGTTATAATGCCAAGGACATCCCCTTGGAGGCCGGGTTAAAAATACAGTTCCGGGAGTATTTTGCCCGGGTAAAGGTATTTTTAGATTTGGCCCTGAAAACCCAACCCAGGTTCTATGGAGAAAAGATTCTGATCCACTAACATCCAACTTTATTAGAAATGATGTCCAAAACAAAAGTATTGCTTAGAAACTTAGGTCCAGGTCTCTTATTTGCAAGCATGGCAATTGGCACTTCTCATCTTGTACTATCTACAAAGGCAGGGGCTCAATATGGGTGGATAATGGCTATACCTATAGTACTGGCCAACATTCTAAAATACCCTTTTTTTGAATTCGGTGTGCGCTATACCAGCGTTACCAACAAGACCTTAATTGAAGGTTATTTAAATAGAGGTAAAGGCTATTTGTTGTTTTATGCTTTCATTACCCTAATCACTACGTTTACTATTCTTGCCGCCTTATATACGGTAACTTCAGGTCTTTTCATTAACCTATTTAAGGTGACTGAATTTTCAGTAAGCAGTGTAGCCCTAGGTCTTTTTGTGCTGATCAGTGCGCTTTTGATTATAGGCAGATATAAGTTTTTGGAAGTAAGTCTAAAGTTCGTGGTAAGCATCTTGTTTTTAGCACTTATTGTAACTACGGCCTTGGTTATAGCGCAAGGTCAAGTAGAACCTGTCGACGATTTTGTAGCTACTCCAATTTTTAACGAGGTTGGAATTTTATTTTTAATAGGTTTGATGGGTTGGATGCCGACCACAGTAGAAGCCTCTAGCTGGGTAAGCCTTTGGAGTATAGAAAAATGGAAAAATCAAGAAAAACCCACCCTAAAAGAATCGCTCCAAGAATTTAATATAGGGTATATCTTAACAGGAATCCTTGCTTTGTTTTTTATGGTGATCGGATGGTTTACACTTTACGGAACTAATACCATTTTGAGCAATAATGCAGTTAGTTTTGCAGATCAAGTGGTACAATTGTTTACCACACATATAGGCTCATGGGCCTATATATTTATTGCTATCTCTGCTTTTGCAACCATGTTCAGTACTTGTATGACCGCGCATGATGCCGTGAGTAGGGTAAGTCTGGATATCATTGAGTTACTATTTCCAACTAAAAAAGAAATAAAAACTAAAAGAAACTTCGCATTAATCGTTTTTTTACTAGCGGTTGTGAACTTCATCGTTATCGCAGCATTTGCAGCGAATATGGGAAATCTGGTCGCCTTGGCTACCTTTGTTTCTTTCGTTGTTG
This genomic window from Maribacter sp. MJ134 contains:
- the mutS gene encoding DNA mismatch repair protein MutS; this encodes MKQYNTIKTKHPDALLLFRVGDFYETFGEDAVKASKILGIILTHRNNGGDRTELAGFPHHSINTYLPKLVKAGQRVAICDQLEDPKQTKTIVKRGVTELVTPGVALNDDILSAKSNNFLCAVHFGRKKLGVAFVDISTGEFLTAEGNEEQIDKLLQNFAPNEVLISKNHRKEFGEIFGPQFHTFYLEDWIFQEDYAMENLTNHFNTKTLKGFGVDHLTHGIVASGVILHYLSETQHRQLQHINRLQRIAEDDYIWMDRFTIKNLELYHSANENAVTLIDIIDKTISPMGGRMIKRWLALPLKNVQKIKNRHNVVSHLMAEETLLHKLQASIKLMGDLERLISKIATGKVNPKEVVQLKNSMEAIVPIKQSASNADNEALALIGDQLQSCDLLRTKIKEMLSEEAPVNILKGKVIAEGFSEELDELRGLATSGKEYLNKMLERETEATGITSLKIASNNVFGYYIEVRNTHRDKVPETWIRKQTLVNAERYITEELKEYEAKILGAEDRIATLEQQLFSQLIVWMQEYIAPVQNNAQLIAQLDCLCGFTQLAKENDYVLPEINDTTSLEIKNGRHPVIEKQLPLGETYIANDVSLNRESQQIIMITGPNMSGKSAILRQTALIVLLAQMGSFVPAEAAHIGYVDKIFTRVGASDNISMGESTFMVEMNETASILNNLSERSLVLLDEIGRGTSTYDGISIAWAISEYLHEHPARAKTLFATHYHELNEMSASFERIKNYNVSVKELKDNVLFLRKLRPGGSEHSFGIHVAKMAGMPQQVIHKANKILKKLEKSHSNEELTEKLQVAQDEMQLSFFNLDDPLLEEIKEEILHLDINTLTPVEALMKLNEIKRLLTKNKKATS
- a CDS encoding methylmalonyl-CoA mutase family protein, producing the protein MTQLSVYKPNNKIRIVTAASLFDGHDAAINIMRRIIQATGVEVIHLGHDRSVEEVVNTAIQEDVNAICITSYQGGHNEYFKYMYDLLKEKDSHHIKIFGGGGGVILPEEIKSLMAYGIARLYSPDDGREMGLQGMINDLVKSSDFPTGESLTNEMEALKSKDNKAIARLISAAENFPENAREALDKVAKLAKASGSPVLGITGTGGSGKSSLVDEIVRRFLMDFPEKTVGIISVDPSKRKTGGALLGDRIRMNAINNKRVYMRSLATRQSNLALSKHVNKAVQILKASGFDLIILETSGIGQSDTEIIEHSDVSLYVMTPEFGAATQLEKIDMLDFADLVAINKFDKRGALDAVRDVEKQYKRNHNLWEAKEDDLPVFGTIASQFNDPGMNRLYDAVILQITEKTKVNFKTTFSLSKEVSEKIYVIPPSRTRYLSEIAESNRTYDKTVEAQAKVAQQLYGIFKTLETVTGCEPVLEATALGLEASAAIVNEENRDFVRLLLAEFDSLKLNLDPHNWKILREWSKKKDAYKNPIYRFTVRGKELEIATHTTSLSHLEIPKIALPKYTAWGDILKWILQENVPGAFPFAAGLYPFKRTQEDPTRMFAGEGGPERTNRRFHYVSMGLPAKRLSTAFDSVTLYGNDPDYRPDIYGKIGNAGVSICCLDDAKKLYSGFNLADPMTSVSMTINGPAPMLLAYFMNAAIDQQCELYIQENGLKQEVKQKIDKIFKNKKRPEYYGALPEGNNGLGLFLLGVTGNQVLPKDIYRQIKMRTLAEIRGTVQADILKEDQAQNTCIFSTEFALRLMGDVQEYFIANSVRNFYSVSISGYHIAEAGANPITQLALTLSNGFTYVEYYLSRGMDINAFGPNLSFFFSNGIDPEYAVIGRVARKIWAKAMKYKYGANERAQMLKYHIQTSGRSLHAQEIDFNDIRTTLQALYAIYDNCNSLHTNAYDEAITTPTEDSVRRAMAIQLIINKELGLTKNENPLQGSFIIGELTDLVEEAVLLEFDRITERGGVLGAMETMYQRNKIQEESLHYETLKHNGDFPIIGVNTFLSSKGSPTILPDEVIRATEEEKENQIKTLKALHSFADTDNLLNELRKTAITHENIFETLMEVCKKCSLGQVTNALFEVGGQYRRNM
- a CDS encoding vancomycin high temperature exclusion protein, whose amino-acid sequence is MRKKITRLILLILGLSLVALILSNYIINSFAEGKTYSSVSKTPKNKVGLILGTSKKLKGGAPNPYYSNRVSATVTLFKASKIEYVLVSGDNGSIYYNEPTTMKKDLISAGIPEERIFLDYAGFRTLDSVFRAKIVFGLQEVTIISQKFHNERAIYLAARKGLNAIGYNAKDIPLEAGLKIQFREYFARVKVFLDLALKTQPRFYGEKILIH
- a CDS encoding NRAMP family divalent metal transporter, which codes for MSKTKVLLRNLGPGLLFASMAIGTSHLVLSTKAGAQYGWIMAIPIVLANILKYPFFEFGVRYTSVTNKTLIEGYLNRGKGYLLFYAFITLITTFTILAALYTVTSGLFINLFKVTEFSVSSVALGLFVLISALLIIGRYKFLEVSLKFVVSILFLALIVTTALVIAQGQVEPVDDFVATPIFNEVGILFLIGLMGWMPTTVEASSWVSLWSIEKWKNQEKPTLKESLQEFNIGYILTGILALFFMVIGWFTLYGTNTILSNNAVSFADQVVQLFTTHIGSWAYIFIAISAFATMFSTCMTAHDAVSRVSLDIIELLFPTKKEIKTKRNFALIVFLLAVVNFIVIAAFAANMGNLVALATFVSFVVAPIIGYMNLKNVMSEDVSKEYRPNSNLQILTYIGILFLSCFSMYYFYIVIA